A genomic region of Desulfosarcina ovata subsp. ovata contains the following coding sequences:
- a CDS encoding sigma-54 interaction domain-containing protein, which produces MTINDMEFFHQASKRICGTLNAKTMLADIRKYIENFMPAESLDLNTYEPENRMLRNIASASIYPETPLRYPAKLSKEAALFVETGRYGPVVSMINRSEMQPVAKQVELEAKQHPLCFLLLHLKIAGKSFGELVISARGRDLFRKEHARLLELLHDPFSIAIANILKHQEVLRLQKKLSDDYRYLASELRQISGAEVIGEEYGLKPIMEMVRQVAPLDSHVLLLGETGVGKEVIANAIHYSSLRHSGPLIKVNCGALPENLIDSELFGHEKGSYTGAGTTRRGRFERAHGGTVFLDEIGDLPLSAQTRLLRVIQDRTIERVGGRDPIKVDIRIISATHRDLQQMVLEKSFREDLWFRLNVFPITIPPLRHRKADIPALVKHFVQKKCREMRIRTHPTISPIQMEKLIKHDWPGNVRELENSIERALMHALAGAPNGRLIFDDISRPHRQGQPLCPNLEQDVLTLDEVMRNHIEKVLLLCNNRINGPNGAAGRLGVNPSTLRHRMRKHGIAFGKRRKSTEN; this is translated from the coding sequence GTGACCATTAATGATATGGAGTTCTTCCACCAAGCGTCCAAACGAATCTGCGGTACCCTTAACGCAAAAACCATGCTGGCAGATATCCGCAAGTATATTGAGAACTTCATGCCCGCTGAAAGCCTGGATTTAAATACATACGAGCCGGAAAACCGGATGCTTCGCAATATTGCTTCTGCAAGTATCTATCCCGAAACGCCATTGCGTTATCCGGCCAAGTTATCCAAAGAAGCCGCACTATTTGTTGAAACAGGTCGTTATGGCCCGGTGGTTAGCATGATTAACCGGTCGGAAATGCAACCAGTTGCAAAACAGGTTGAATTGGAAGCCAAACAGCATCCCCTTTGCTTTTTGTTGCTACACCTGAAAATAGCCGGAAAAAGTTTCGGTGAACTTGTGATTTCAGCGCGGGGACGAGACTTGTTTCGCAAAGAACACGCTCGCTTGCTGGAACTCTTACACGATCCTTTTTCCATTGCCATTGCAAACATCTTAAAGCACCAGGAAGTCCTGCGCCTACAGAAGAAGCTATCCGATGACTACCGCTACTTGGCCAGCGAGTTACGCCAGATTTCAGGAGCCGAAGTCATTGGTGAAGAGTATGGATTAAAACCCATCATGGAAATGGTTCGCCAAGTGGCCCCATTGGATAGCCATGTGTTGCTCTTGGGCGAGACCGGTGTGGGCAAGGAGGTCATCGCCAATGCAATTCACTATTCTTCGCTGCGGCACAGCGGTCCACTAATAAAAGTCAATTGTGGCGCGTTACCCGAAAACCTGATTGACAGCGAACTCTTCGGTCATGAAAAGGGGTCTTACACTGGCGCCGGAACAACACGCCGAGGACGGTTTGAAAGGGCTCATGGTGGCACGGTCTTTCTCGACGAAATTGGCGATCTTCCCCTTTCTGCACAAACACGGCTTTTACGCGTCATTCAGGACAGAACCATTGAGCGGGTTGGAGGCAGGGACCCAATCAAGGTGGATATTCGTATCATTTCCGCCACACACAGGGACCTGCAGCAGATGGTCCTTGAAAAATCCTTCAGAGAAGATTTGTGGTTCCGCCTCAACGTGTTTCCCATAACGATCCCGCCGCTGCGACATCGAAAAGCCGATATCCCGGCTCTGGTCAAGCACTTCGTCCAAAAAAAGTGCCGCGAGATGAGAATTCGAACTCATCCGACGATCTCGCCGATTCAAATGGAAAAACTAATAAAACATGATTGGCCTGGGAATGTGAGGGAGTTGGAGAATTCAATTGAGAGGGCGCTCATGCACGCTTTAGCTGGTGCTCCCAATGGGAGACTCATTTTTGATGATATCAGCAGGCCGCATCGGCAAGGCCAGCCTCTATGCCCCAATCTCGAACAAGACGTGCTAACCCTGGATGAAGTGATGCGGAATCATATCGAAAAGGTTCTCTTGTTGTGTAACAACAGAATCAATGGCCCAAATGGAGCTGCCGGCCGTTTAGGCGTAAACCCCAGTACACTCAGGCATCGCATGCGCAAACATGGCATCGCGTTCGGAAAAAGAAGAAAATCAACAGAAAATTAG
- the dtd gene encoding D-aminoacyl-tRNA deacylase — translation MIAVVQRVTRSNVTVDGSLVGSIGPGLNVLLGVANGDDETDVNYLAPKIANLRIFEDDAGKMNRSLIDTGGGMLVVSQFTLLGDCRKGRRPSFVHAAEPKRARPLYRAFVDRVRALGVDVATGRFGAMMQVTIENDGPVTLLVQSR, via the coding sequence ATGATCGCGGTGGTACAACGGGTTACCCGAAGCAACGTCACGGTGGACGGATCGCTGGTGGGATCCATTGGACCGGGCCTCAACGTGCTTCTCGGTGTGGCCAACGGCGACGACGAGACGGACGTCAACTACCTGGCACCCAAAATCGCCAATCTGCGCATCTTCGAAGACGATGCCGGCAAAATGAACCGCTCGCTGATCGACACGGGCGGTGGGATGCTGGTGGTCTCCCAGTTCACCCTTTTGGGAGACTGCCGCAAAGGCCGGCGCCCCTCCTTTGTCCATGCCGCCGAGCCGAAACGGGCCAGACCCCTCTACCGCGCCTTTGTCGACCGGGTACGCGCGCTGGGGGTCGATGTCGCCACCGGCCGCTTCGGCGCCATGATGCAGGTAACCATCGAAAACGACGGTCCGGTCACCCTGCTGGTGCAGAGCCGCTAA